A genome region from Fervidobacterium thailandense includes the following:
- a CDS encoding TldD/PmbA family protein: protein MTREFEIFKDKVFALGKERGVDVQIIYSAEREFQVRYQNGQQDQYTDAGKFRVQVQVLKNGKLGTSYTETLEDPEKVFTDALENISIVDTEDVEYFYDGRGTYPDIAPYDGAFENLSVKQRLGFVEEAERVIRKDERIIGDWAVYGDRKREWRIANTLGLDVSFVSGGGFMYAVAIAKDVSPRSGLEFTLGKKPEDIDPVFVGEGAREWAIKLIGSKSVKSGKYRVILLNDVFSDILGMLVSMISAENVHKNMSPLKGKIGEKIASEKLTIKDLPYHPLSINNVPFDTQGVPTREKSIIENGVFKTFLHNLKTAKKDGVEPTGNAYGTAIVPINLVVEPGDKPFGELVKQLGDGIVIISVEGLHSGANPISGNFSLSAKGLRVENGEITHGVEQITISGNFLELLRNVEEVGADVRATIGVASIITPSVLVSELDVAGALKE from the coding sequence ATGACGAGGGAATTTGAGATCTTTAAGGATAAAGTATTCGCTCTTGGTAAGGAACGAGGGGTTGACGTGCAAATCATTTACTCGGCTGAACGCGAGTTCCAGGTCAGGTACCAGAATGGTCAGCAGGATCAGTACACCGATGCGGGCAAATTCAGAGTACAAGTCCAGGTCCTCAAGAACGGTAAGCTAGGGACTTCTTACACCGAGACGCTGGAAGATCCCGAAAAGGTATTTACGGACGCTCTCGAGAACATATCGATAGTGGATACGGAGGACGTAGAGTACTTTTACGATGGAAGGGGCACTTATCCGGATATCGCACCCTACGATGGAGCGTTTGAAAACCTCTCCGTCAAACAGAGGCTTGGCTTTGTAGAGGAAGCCGAGAGGGTTATAAGAAAAGATGAGCGTATCATTGGAGATTGGGCCGTTTACGGTGACAGGAAGCGTGAATGGCGTATTGCCAACACACTTGGTCTTGATGTTTCGTTCGTAAGTGGTGGCGGTTTCATGTACGCGGTGGCTATTGCGAAAGATGTATCCCCGAGGTCGGGGCTCGAGTTTACCCTGGGTAAAAAACCGGAAGATATAGACCCCGTTTTCGTGGGCGAAGGTGCGCGCGAGTGGGCAATTAAACTCATCGGTTCGAAGTCGGTAAAAAGTGGAAAATACAGAGTGATCCTCTTAAACGATGTGTTCTCCGATATCCTTGGAATGCTCGTCTCGATGATAAGTGCCGAGAACGTGCACAAGAATATGTCTCCTCTAAAGGGAAAGATAGGCGAAAAGATCGCATCTGAGAAACTTACGATTAAAGACTTACCGTACCACCCACTCAGCATAAATAACGTACCGTTCGACACGCAGGGTGTCCCAACAAGGGAAAAGAGCATCATCGAAAACGGAGTGTTCAAGACGTTCCTCCACAATTTGAAAACAGCGAAAAAGGATGGCGTGGAGCCGACCGGTAACGCGTACGGGACCGCGATCGTGCCGATAAACCTCGTGGTGGAACCGGGTGATAAACCGTTCGGAGAGCTTGTAAAACAACTTGGAGACGGCATCGTCATTATCAGTGTCGAGGGCTTGCACTCCGGTGCGAATCCCATATCCGGTAACTTCTCGCTGAGTGCGAAGGGACTGAGGGTGGAGAACGGTGAGATTACGCACGGTGTGGAGCAGATAACGATTTCCGGAAACTTCCTGGAGTTACTCAGGAACGTGGAAGAGGTTGGGGCCGATGTGAGAGCCACGATAGGGGTAGCCAGTATCATCACACCGTCCGTTCTGGTGAGTGAGCTTGACGTGGCCGGCGCATTGAAAGAGTAG